In the Naumovozyma dairenensis CBS 421 chromosome 4, complete genome genome, one interval contains:
- the TDA10 gene encoding putative ATP-dependent kinase (similar to Saccharomyces cerevisiae YGR205W; ancestral locus Anc_5.132), producing the protein MPQMTVIEHCYEFLDKYIPQWFATGTRDPLFIFFSGPQGSGKSYTSKIIYEHLLKKYSGEGEGNVGKKTIAYVSIDDFYLTHRDQLALNEQYPRNKLLQGRGMPGTHDMSLLNDCLNAIQQRRGNNKDQDKLILPQYDKSKYNGEGDRSENNLVMDAPVDIFILEGWFIGFEPIMKTFEENDLLKGDMADVNAKLFMYSDLMWNNPEINSLAIVFAADNIDNIYEWRKQQEHASIAKNGSGMTDEQVKAFIDRYYPSYQLYFENLVRGEKLGSVATLTLGLDINRRVYSSKVRCIE; encoded by the coding sequence ATGCCGCAAATGACTGTAATCGAACATTGTTATGAATTCTTAGATAAATATATCCCCCAATGGTTTGCCACGGGGACCAGAGAtccattatttatttttttctcagGTCCACAAGGCTCAGGTAAAAGTTATACCAGTAAGATAATTTATGAACATTTACTGAAGAAATACAGCGGAGAAGGAGAGGGGAACGTGGGAAAGAAGACGATTGCGTACGTATccattgatgatttttatCTGACTCACAGGGACCAACTTGCGTTAAATGAACAATATCCTAggaataaattattacaagGTAGAGGAATGCCTGGAACTCATGATATGAGCCTTTTGAATGATTGCCTTAATGCGATTCAACAAAGACgtggtaataataaagatcaAGACAAATTGATTTTACCTCAGTATGATAAGTCTAAATATAATGGTGAAGGTGATAGATCTGAGAATAATCTTGTAATGGATGCTCCTGTTGATATTTTCATCCTTGAAGGTTGGTTTATTGGGTTTGAACCTATTATGAAAACATTTGAAGAGAATGACTTGTTAAAGGGTGATATGGCTGATGTAAATGCCAAATTGTTTATGTACAGTGATTTAATGTGGAATAACCCAGAAATAAATTCCTTGGCCATTGTGTTTGCAGcagataatattgataatatatatgagTGGAGGAAACAACAGGAGCATGCATCCATTGCCAAAAATGGATCTGGGATGACAGATGAACAAGTGAAGGCATTTATTGATAGATACTATCCGAGTTATCAACTGTATTTTGAGAATCTTGTGCGTGGTGAAAAATTAGGTTCTGTGGCTACTCTTACACTTGGATTGGATATAAATCGAAGAGTATATTCATCGAAAGTGAGATGTATTGAATAA
- the MVB12 gene encoding ubiquitin-binding ESCRT-I subunit protein MVB12 (similar to Saccharomyces cerevisiae MVB12 (YGR206W); ancestral locus Anc_5.127) has translation MSEYKSHELTGNNTKCNTLKVEEILRKIPLYNKYGEDFPKETLQLMKVPEFKYNELQPTETMFKPWYEECDNLVKTCEQHDKSNESFDNWLYDKYLKTKPPGMMGSTLLSPSKRG, from the coding sequence ATGTCAGAATACAAAAGTCATGAATTAACAGGAAATAACACAAAGTGTAATACGTTAAAAGTGGAAGAAATACTCCGAAAGATCCCActttataataaatatggaGAAGACTTCCCCAAGGAGACATTACAATTAATGAAAGTTCctgaattcaaatataatgaattacAACCTACGGAGACAATGTTTAAACCATGGTATGAAGAATGTGATAATTTAGTAAAAACTTGCGAGCAACATGATAAATCTAACGaatcatttgataattggttatatgataaatatttgaagacAAAACCACCCGGAATGATGGGAAGTACATTGTTGTCTCCATCTAAGAGGGGATAG
- the CIR1 gene encoding Cir1p (similar to Saccharomyces cerevisiae YGR207C; ancestral locus Anc_5.126) → MSKQTLRILTPIKRVLDPQLKPRINEVTKSLDLKNLKFSINPFDDIAIEESLTIRKNLSKAIPVSTHAVTIGSPKSESILRTCLAKGVEKATLIKHDAKDDEASSSFEPLIIAKILKEMVKKEDIGLVIMGKQAIDDDFNNTGQMLAGLLNWPQITNVTKLEFLDATGDQLKVRAVREIDGGNETLVMKLPGLITVDLGLNTPRYVKLQNMMKAKKKPIEILDLKETFPQVDLTSKLELKAVEEPAVKKQGIILNSVDELITKLKEEKVI, encoded by the coding sequence ATGTCAAAACAGACACTACGTATCTTAACGCCAATCAAAAGGGTCCTAGACCCACAATTAAAACCACGTATAAATGAAGTAACCAAATCATTagatttaaaaaatttgaaattcagTATAAACCCATTCGACGATATTGCTATTGAAGAATCCTTAACTATCAGGAAAAATCTCTCAAAGGCAATCCCCGTTTCGACCCATGCTGTCACTATTGGATCCCCTAAATCTGAGAGTATCTTACGTACTTGTCTAGCTAAAGGCGTTGAAAAGGCAACTTTGATTAAACATGATGCAAAAGACGATGAGGCTTCATCATCGTTTGAACCACTGATTATTGCCAAGATTCTGAAAGAAATGGTTAAGAAGGAAGATATCGGATTGGTTATCATGGGGAAGCAAGccattgatgatgatttcaataatacGGGACAAATGTTAGCTGGATTATTGAATTGGCCACAAATTACTAACGTAACCAAATTAGAATTCCTTGACGCAACTGGTGATCAATTGAAAGTTAGAGCTGTGAGGGAAATTGACGGCGGGAATGAAACTCTTGTAATGAAATTGCCTGGTCTAATTACTGTCGATTTAGGTTTGAATACTCCCAGATATgtgaaattacaaaatatgaTGAAGGCGAAGAAGAAACCTATTGAAATATTGGATTTAAAGGAGACTTTCCCACAAGTAGATTTGACTTCGAAATTGGAATTGAAAGCCGTAGAAGAACCGGCCGTTAAGAAACAAGGTATCATATTAAATTCAGTAGATGAGTTGATtacaaaattaaaagagGAGAAAGTGATTTAA
- the SER2 gene encoding phosphoserine phosphatase (similar to Saccharomyces cerevisiae SER2 (YGR208W); ancestral locus Anc_5.125), whose protein sequence is MTNPESNIVLTCIAHGATIDNATIFKSINGILQNQINESTVIDTKTLSVRAFDIYIHTMIPVSALKTLFVFEDVDVIVQHNDVYRQNKKLFVFDMDSTLIYQEVIELIASYANVEDQVREITNRAMNNEIDFKESLRERVKLLTGLRIDTLYDKIKLQLRITNGVKELCQFLKVKGCKLAVLSGGFIQFATFIKDQLEFDFAKANLLEMDSNGNLTGNVLGEIVDGQCKADTLKQLCKEYNVKIEESCMVGDGGNDLPAMGTAGFGIAWNAKPKVQEVAPCKLNTDSLRDVLYILGYTDDEIKSTTTTTTTTI, encoded by the coding sequence ATGACCAACCCAGAATCTAACATCGTCTTAACGTGTATTGCTCACGGCGCCACCATAGACAATGCcaccattttcaaatcaatcaatggaattttgcaaaatcaaataaatgaatCCACAGTCATTGACACAAAGACCCTCTCAGTGAGAGCCTTTGATATCTATATACATACCATGATACCTGTGAGTGCTTTGAAGACTCTGTTCGTATTTGAAGATGTCGATGTTATAGTCCAACATAACGACGTATACCGtcaaaacaagaaattgtttgtttttgataTGGACTCCACGttaatttatcaagaaGTCATTGAATTAATTGCCTCGTATGCGAATGTAGAGGACCAAGTACGTGAAATCACAAACCGAGCTATGAATAATGAGATTGATTTTAAGGAATCACTAAGGGAACGTGTTAAATTGTTGACTGGGTTGAGGATCGATACTTTATATGATAAGATTAAGTTACAATTACGTATTACTAATGGTGTTAAGGAATTATGTCAATTTTTAAAGGTAAAGGGTTGTAAGCTGGCTGTTTTGAGTGGTGgatttattcaatttgCTACTTTCATTAAGGATCAATtagaatttgattttgCAAAGGCTAATCTTTTGGAGATGGATTCTAATGGGAATTTGACTGGGAATGTGCTTGGAGAGATTGTGGATGGTCAATGTAAAGCAGATactttgaaacaattgtGTAAAGAGTACAATGTGAAGATTGAAGAAAGTTGTATGGTTGGTGATGGTGGTAATGATTTACCTGCAATGGGAACAGCTGGGTTTGGGATTGCATGGAATGCTAAACCAAAAGTTCAAGAAGTAGCACCATGTAAATTGAATACAGATTCTTTACGCGATGTGTTATATATCTTAGGTTACACTGATGATGAGATCAAATCCACAACtacaactacaactacaactatatag
- the TRX2 gene encoding thioredoxin TRX2 (similar to Saccharomyces cerevisiae TRX2 (YGR209C) and TRX1 (YLR043C); ancestral locus Anc_5.124), which yields MVSQIKSADEFEKAINQDKLVVVDFFAVWCGPCKMIAPMIEKFAEQYPQADFVKLDVDELSEVAQKNEVSSMPTLVFFKNGKEITRVIGANPAAIKQAIASNA from the coding sequence ATGGTTTCTCAAATTAAAAGTGCTGACGAATTCGAAAAAGCTATTAACCAAGATAAATTAGTCGTCGTCGACTTCTTTGCCGTCTGGTGTGGTCCATGTAAAATGATCGCTCCaatgattgaaaaattcgCTGAACAATACCCACAAGCTGATTTCGTTAAATTAGATGTTGACGAATTATCAGAAGTTGCTCAAAAGAATGAAGTCTCTTCCATGCCAACATTAGTCTTCTTTAAGAATGGTAAGGAAATTACTAGAGTTATTGGTGCTAACCCTGCTGCTATCAAGCAAGCTATCGCTTCTAACGCTTAA
- the NDAI0D02330 gene encoding uncharacterized protein (similar to Saccharomyces cerevisiae YGR210C; ancestral locus Anc_5.121) encodes MPRDPLIGIVGKPSSGKSTMLNSLTDANAAVGAFPFCTIDPNQATGYLEVDCACSRFKDTEDKGEKMMSLCKPNYGWCDHGKRHIPIMLLDVAGLVPGAHSGRGLGNKFLDDLRHADALIHVVDVSGTTDSEGKNTRGYDPLYDIEWLQDEIRLWIEGNLKKRWGSIVRRHTATKSSIVDTLQTQFGGYGSLAPMVQRALATLKGLPPLESWDDEWITKVVKAFMMEKFPTVLALNKMDHPDADKNVSKIMLKYPNTKAVLTSAITEVFLRKLKKQGFIKYEEGTEFIDTYEDDPENLKPLDEKLLNRIENIRDLVLYRFGSTGVVQVLQAAAGVLDLIPVYTVKNIQTFTGGNGTNVFRDCFLVKKGTTVGKVARYIMGGEVTVAAIETVGGVRVSEESEVLPGKNDILSFKLAPKSTAA; translated from the coding sequence ATGCCCAGAGATCCATTAATTGGTATTGTTGGTAAACCTTCCAGTGGTAAATCTACCATGTTGAACTCTTTAACAGATGCTAATGCTGCAGTGGGTGCATTCCCCTTTTGTACCATTGATCCTAATCAAGCCACAGGGTACCTGGAGGTGGATTGTGCATGTTCTCGATTCAAAGACACCGAGGATAAAGGTGAAAAGATGATGTCACTTTGTAAACCGAATTACGGTTGGTGTGATCATGGTAAGAGGCATATTCCGATCATGTTACTTGATGTAGCTGGGTTAGTTCCTGGAGCACATTCAGGTAGAGGATTAGGGAATAAATTTTTGGATGATTTGAGACATGCAGATGCTTTAATTCATGTGGTAGATGTTAGTGGTACTACTGATTCAGAGGGGAAGAATACTAGAGGTTATGATCCGTTGTATGATATTGAATGGTTACAAGATGAAATTAGGTTATGGATAGAGGggaatttgaagaaaagatggGGGTCTATTGTTAGAAGACATACGGCGACGAAATCTAGTATTGTTGATACTTTACAAACTCAATTTGGTGGGTATGGTTCCCTTGCACCAATGGTTCAAAGAGCCCTAGCTACTTTGAAAGGGTTGCCCCCATTAGAATCATGGGACGATGAATGGATTACTAAAGTGGTGAAAGCATTCATGATGGAGAAATTCCCTACTGTGTTAgcattaaataaaatggaTCATCCTGATGCAGAtaaaaatgtttcaaaGATTATGTTAAAATATCCAAACACAAAGGCAGTACTGACAAGTGCCATTACAGAAGTTTTCCTaaggaaattgaagaaacagGGGTTTATAAAATATGAAGAAGGTACAGAATTTATAGATACATATGAAGATGATCCagaaaatttgaaaccGTTGGACGagaaattgttgaatagaattgaaaatattaggGATTTAGTTCTTTATCGATTTGGGTCTACTGGTGTGGTACAAGTGTTGCAAGCAGCAGCTGGCGTATTAGATTTAATTCCCGTGTATACGGTTAAGAATATACAAACGTTCACTGGTGGTAATGGTACCAATGTGTTTAGAGATTGTTTCTTAGTGAAAAAAGGTACTACTGTTGGTAAAGTGGCACGTTATATTATGGGAGGTGAAGTAACAGTTGCGGCCATTGAAACTGTTGGTGGGGTTCGTGTCAGTGAAGAAAGTGAAGTGTTGCCGGGGAAGAATGATATTTTGTCATTTAAATTAGCACCAAAAAGTACAGCCGCGTAG
- the NDAI0D02340 gene encoding uncharacterized protein (similar to Saccharomyces cerevisiae RSF1 (YMR030W)) has product MSDYSNQFSTMSSNADPKTTPSNRIPSNNQQQFRTDDISTFNPNNMSPVFTSQDNNNGNNNMNLNRYQNLSFNNNGQYSQLLNRQQLVQQESPDQSQLQQQSHHYQAQTQAQAQTQAQQQQQQTLPYLWASSNQPKSIFINASSNLPILANKVPEQQPQPQPQQLQLPHQEQIQRYSSSSLTTVHNDVSSLLSQQNNDANNTNVQEDDPQQLMLSQDISHLTTFPSSLSKRLSLIIPSKTTLKKKSANTFAKFIFAEDRYSDNLICQFYDPNNTNEDSSICNKIIKMSSKSIKRRTQARKCKDHLRLEHDIEINPNNYLHYLNHNSELFKKAYTTKTLANVKPLVESFSMAHDLQKMQNMQAYVELSELFNLAHIPIEVFEHPLFMVWFKRWVSEKELFTPAHDELINLTNTNDAPTSLTDRSANAPVNNNNNGNNSNNNNNNIPHNIDRNELIQHNTNGADDEQEGEEESMTTTVSNDN; this is encoded by the coding sequence ATGTCTGACTATAGTAATCAATTCAGTACGATGTCTTCGAATGCTGATCCAAAGACTACTCCTTCTAATCGAATACCATCAAATAATCAGCAGCAATTCAGAACCGATGATATATCAACCTTTAATCCAAATAATATGTCACCTGTCTTCACGTCACaggataataataatggtaataataatatgaatCTAAATAGATATCAAAATCTTTCCTTTAACAATAATGGTCAATATAGTCAACTTCTCAATAGACAACAATTAGTACAACAGGAGAGCCCAGATCAATCTCAACTGCAACAACAAAGCCATCACTATCAGGCGCAAACACAAGCACAAGCACAGACACAAGcgcagcagcagcagcagcaaaCACTGCCATATCTTTGGGCATCTTCTAATCAACCGAAaagtatatttataaatgCTTCATCCAATTTGCCAATACTTGCCAATAAAGTGCCAGAGCAACAACCACAACCACAACCACAACAATTGCAGCTCCCACATCAAGAACAAATACAGCgatattcttcttcatctctAACAACTGTACATAATGACGTCTCTTCGCTATTATCACAGCAAAATAATGACGctaataatactaatgtTCAAGAAGATGATCCGCAACAACTTATGCTATCACAAGATATTAGCCATTTGACTACATTCCCTTCATCACTTTCTAAAAGACTATCACTAATAATACCATCAAAGACAACtctaaagaaaaaatccGCAAACACTTTTGCCAAATTCATTTTCGCTGAAGATCGTTATTCAGATAATTTAATATGTCAATTTTATGATCCCAATAATACAAATGAAGATTCCTCGATTTGTAACAAGATAATCAAAATGAGTAGTAAATCAATAAAACGTAGAACTCAAGCACGTAAATGTAAAGACCATCTAAGATTAGAACATGACATAGaaataaatccaaataattatttacattatttaaatcataATTCTGAACTTTTTAAAAAAGCATATACCACAAAGACTTTAGCTAACGTGAAACCACTAGTGGAATCATTCTCCATGGCTCatgatttacaaaagaTGCAAAATATGCAGGCATATGTAGAATTATCAGAATTGTTTAACTTGGCTCATATACCAATTGAAGTCTTTGAACATCCACTATTCATGGTTTGGTTTAAAAGATGGGTTAGTGAGAAGGAATTGTTTACTCCAGCACatgatgaattgattaatttgaCAAATACCAATGACGCTCCGACAAGCCTCACTGATAGATCGGCCAACGCCCCggttaataataacaacaatggtaataacagtaataataataataataatatcccGCATAATATTGATAGAAACGAACTTATTCAACATAATACTAACGGCGCTGACGATGAAcaagaaggagaagaagaaagcaTGACAACAACGGTATCTAATGACAACTAA
- the ZPR1 gene encoding zinc finger-containing protein ZPR1 (similar to Saccharomyces cerevisiae ZPR1 (YGR211W); ancestral locus Anc_5.120) — MSEQEKKEDTLFQTVGEAAQEIQDETTAPDDGVTATGAEDAMGHPVQEIESLCMNCHKNGTTRLLLTSIPYFREVVLMSFECPHCGLKNSEIQPASTIQEKGAKYLLKVECKEDFNREVIKSETASCKFVELDIEIPPKRGQLTTVEGLLSEMIDDLQSDQEMRKKIDENLYNQIDAVIKKVRSYINCEPNTVPLTFILDDPAGNSWIEYKPGEPQHKWSSTQYVRSDEQNVQVGILTEDQYEQRRRAKLAELSKRERNKPESVKIGTGDTEFLSDATDIENFSNEVQTFRSSCPSCTTECETHMKPVNIPHFKEVILMSTVCDHCGYKSNEVKTGGAIPEKGRKITLYCDDPADLSRDILKSETCSMTVPELHLDIQEGTLGGRFTTLEGILKQVYDELESRVFSQTSDSMDEATKERWVSFFGRLKEAIAGKVKFTVIMVDPLAGSYIQNVYAPDADPNMTIEDYERTKEQNDELGLSDIKVDQ, encoded by the coding sequence ATGtctgaacaagaaaagaaggaagacACTTTATTCCAAACAGTCGGTGAAGCCGCTCAAGAAATCCAAGATGAAACCACCGCACCAGACGATGGTGTCACAGCAACAGGTGCTGAAGATGCTATGGGCCACCCTGTTCAAGAAATCGAATCCCTTTGTATGAATTGTCATAAAAATGGTACTACGAGATTATTATTGACCTCCATCCCATACTTCAGAGAAGTTGTATTAATGTCATTTGAATGTCCTCATTGTGGATTAAAAAATTCTGAAATTCAACCTGCTTCTActattcaagaaaaggGGGCTAAATACCTTTTGAAAGTGGAATGTAAAGAAGATTTTAACAGAGAAGTTATTAAATCTGAAACTGCTTCATGtaaatttgttgaattagaTATTGAAATCCCACCAAAGAGAGGTCAGTTGACCACAGTAGAAGGGTTATTATCGGAAATGATTGATGATTTACAAAGTGATCAGGAAATGAGAAAGAagattgatgaaaatttgtATAACCAAATTGATGCAGTTATTAAGAAAGTGAGGTCTTATATTAATTGTGAACCAAACACTGTCCCATTGACATTCATATTGGATGATCCAGCTGGGAACTCTTGGATTGAATATAAACCAGGTGAACCCCAACATAAGTGGTCTTCTACACAATATGTGAGATCAGATGAACAAAATGTTCAAGTTGGTATCTTGACTGAAGATCAATATGAACAACGTCGTAGGGCTAAACTAGCTGAATTATCTAAACGTGAAAGAAATAAACCTGAATCAGTTAAGATAGGTACAGGTGATACAGAATTTTTATCAGATGCAactgatattgaaaatttcagtAATGAAGTTCAAACTTTTAGATCTTCATGTCCTTCATGTACTACTGAATGTGAAACTCATATGAAACCAGTTAATATTCCTCATTTTAAAGAAGTCATCTTAATGTCCACTGTTTGTGATCATTGTGGTTATAAATCAAATGAAGTTAAAACTGGTGGTGCCATTCCAGAAAAAGGTAGAAAAATTACTTTATATTGTGATGATCCAGCCGATTTGTCCCGTGATATCTTAAAATCTGAAACATGTTCCATGACCGTCCCAGAATTACATTTAGATATTCAAGAAGGTACACTTGGTGGTAGATTTACCACTTTGGAAGGGATTTTGAAACAAGTTTatgatgaattggaatCTCGTGTTTTTAGTCAAACTTCTGACTCCATGGATGAAGCCACCAAAGAACGTTGGGTATCATTCTTCGGTAGATTAAAAGAAGCTATAGCGGGTAAAGTTAAATTCACAGTAATAATGGTCGATCCATTAGCTGGTTCttatattcaaaatgttTATGCTCCAGATGCTGACCCAAATATGACAATCGAAGATTAtgaaagaacaaaagagcaaaatgatgaattaggGTTATCTGACATAAAAGTTGATCAATAG
- the SLI1 gene encoding N-acetyltransferase (similar to Saccharomyces cerevisiae SLI1 (YGR212W); ancestral locus Anc_5.119) — MMNPRELSSLENFFYHRSEVNLHSCFYLALLLNALPAKKQLYKALQDTIATYPQLHQNITKNKEDEYLYVEDIKKTPIEFEDVVEFVAWEKFEEKEINSIFQTYNFHYRNDRPLWKILVVPSLNTFILLLDHALFDGISAVKIWETFMEKLNKSSEIENIDVTVPLYIPEENHEGTLVASQHPYDIWPVPIAWKVKSFIATKLFNWYPQAIISPNSNLFEFKGYKFPEGFLSQYPKDGVTSFKVRNDNTQKLIKMAPGKLETILKNCKTNAVSLTSYIVAIIIIALRNVTQESYTGNLLKVSIPINTRNICANQVNTPEEMLQLGNFVGSMDFEHPINSDSGIWDIARDVQQFITKNTTVGISDIINNIKLLDGINCEEFVKKKIEFSSNGPASTFEVTNLGFQSFKGSCMESSSYFIKDAVFNEPQGMSDIFTCSVISTPIGGLRCSLSYPKDIAQEFEPCWDYIKNNF, encoded by the coding sequence ATGATGAACCCGAGAgaattatcatctttagaaaatttcttCTATCATAGAAGTGAAGTGAACCTCCATTCCTGTTTCTATTTGGCACTTCTGCTGAATGCCTTGCCAGCAAAGAAACAGCTATATAAAGCGCTACAAGATACAATTGCAACTTACCCTCAACTACATCAAAACATAACTAAAAATAAGGAAGATGAGTACTTATACGTCGAAGACATAAAGAAAACACCAATTGAATTCGAAGATGTTGTTGAATTTGTAGCTTGGGAAAAATTCgaggaaaaggaaataaactccatttttcaaacataTAACTTCCATTATAGAAACGATAGGCCATTATGGAAAATCCTTGTCGTCCCTTCATTGAAtacatttattttattacttGACCACGCTTTATTTGACGGTATATCTGCTGTTAAAATTTGGGAAACTTTTATGGAAAAGTTAAATAAGTCATCTGAAATTGAGAACATTGATGTGACCGTACCATTATATATCCCAGAAGAAAATCATGAGGGAACGTTGGTAGCATCACAACACCCATATGATATATGGCCTGTTCCAATAGCTTGGAAGGTAAAGTCATTTATAGCCACtaaacttttcaattggTATCCTCAAGCAATTATCTCACCGAATAGCAATTTATTCGAGTTTAAAGGTTACAAATTCCCAGAAGGATTTTTGTCACAATATCCTAAAGATGGGGTTACCAGTTTTAAGGTTAGGAATGATAATACTCAAAAATTGATCAAGATGGCACCAGGGAAACTGGAAACTATATTGAAGAACTGTAAAACGAATGCGGTATCATTAACCTCATATATTGTCGCGATAATTATAATTGCTTTACGAAACGTTACACAGGAGTCTTATACTGGTAACTTGCTAAAAGTGTCGATACCGATCAATACAAGGAATATCTGTGCTAACCAAGTAAATACTCCAGAAGAAATGCTGCAACTAGGTAATTTTGTTGGAAGTATGGATTTCGAACATCCTATAAATAGTGATTCTGGTATATGGGACATTGCTAGAGATGTCCAACAATTTATTACGAAGAACACAACAGTTGGTATAAGTgatatcatcaacaatattaaattgTTGGATGGTATAAATTGTGAAGAGTTCgtgaaaaagaaaatagaaTTTAGCAGTAATGGTCCTGCATCTACATTTGAAGTCACGAATCTTGGGTTTCAATCATTCAAAGGTAGCTGTATGGAATCCTCCTCCTATTTCATCAAAGATGCAGTATTTAATGAACCACAAGGAATGTCGGATATATTTACTTGCAGTGTCATTTCAACACCAATTGGTGGCCTCCGTTGTAGTCTCAGTTATCCAAAAGATATAGCACAAGAATTTGAACCTTGTTGGGATTACATCAAGaacaatttttga
- the RTA1 gene encoding Rta1p (similar to Saccharomyces cerevisiae RTA1 (YGR213C) and YLR046C; ancestral locus Anc_5.118) — MVDTTANTNDDSDFQLYRYNPSMGAAILFIILFAISSVAIIIFISERALKAKNKLRSWKKISDNAETALRFYKISKLYGAYIPLIVGCIVELIGYIGRAISGNDKEALGPYIMQSVLLLIAPTLYAATIYMLFGRMAHLLFAESLMIMPARFNTLIFVLGDIASLFMQAAGGGLMASADSAKSGSNLVTAGLFVQIAFFGLFIINEFLFIFRVGKLPNPIQSRCASWKSLNMVLIVNSFLILIRSIVRAIEFIEGFDGFIASHEWYLYVFDSLPMYALTVISIATLKWNNIFRIQEESVNAQIHVGPLLQPVGSTDYVLSNHKSETKGFKESEYEQYN; from the coding sequence ATGGTAGACACAACTGCGAACACCAATGACGATTCTGATTTCCAACTTTATCGTTACAACCCGAGTATGGGTGCTGCCATCTTATTCATCATTTTATTTGCTATATCCAGTGTGGctattatcatctttatttcAGAAAGAGCATTGAAGGCAAAGAATAAACTTCGTTcatggaaaaaaatatcagaTAATGCGGAAACTGCATTGAGGTTTTATAAAATCAGCAAACTATATGGTGCCTATATTCCACTTATTGTAGGCTGTATCGTAGAACTAATTGGGTATATTGGTAGAGCTATCTCCGGTAACGATAAAGAAGCTTTAGGTCCATATATCATGCAAAGtgtgttattattaattgcTCCTACATTATACGCTGCAACCATTTATATGCTCTTTGGTAGAATGGCACATTTACTGTTTGCTGAAAGTCTTATGATTATGCCCGCAAGATTCAATACCTTGATCTTCGTCTTAGGAGATATTGCGAGTTTGTTTATGCAAGCCGCTGGTGGTGGTTTAATGGCAAGTGCAGATTCAGCCAAATCAGGATCTAATTTAGTTACTGCTGGTTTGTTTGTTCAAATCGCATTCTTTGGGttatttatcattaatgaattcctatttattttcagaGTTGGAAAACTTCCAAATCCAATTCAATCTAGGTGCGCCAGTTGGAAATCCTTAAATATGGTACTCATAGTTAATAGTTTTCTGATTTTGATTAGATCTATTGTCAGAgcaattgaatttattgaaggTTTTGATGGTTTTATCGCTTCACATGAATGGTACTTATATGTTTTTGATAGTTTACCAATGTATGCCCTTACCGTTATATCCATTGCAACTCTGAAATGGAATAATATCTTCAGAATTCAAGAGGAGTCTGTCAATGCACAAATACATGTTGGTCCCTTACTCCAGCCGGTCGGAAGCACCGATTATGTTCTATCCAATCACAAATCTGAAACGAAGGGATTCAAAGAAAGTGAGTACGAGCAATATAATTAA